One Triticum dicoccoides isolate Atlit2015 ecotype Zavitan chromosome 4B, WEW_v2.0, whole genome shotgun sequence genomic window carries:
- the LOC119293300 gene encoding uncharacterized protein LOC119293300: MYSLRLATSGSTALGFTLGRFGGKTRGGAAAGGLAAPAAAAHAGRRSVSATSNAAAPVPGDQGVGMDPSKQQQQHKPHAPAGEQQGDDVHKTTTAHGDVMTHSFGEGYSTRSDEEGFGGVYGQNDPVLNPGTEVHPDHPEYDKSQGSEVKEKEKARHLKDDKHAT, translated from the exons ATGTACTCGCTCAGGCTCGCTACCAGCGGCAGCACAGCACTCGGCTTCACGCTCGGCCGGTTCGGCGGGAAGACACGCGGCGGCGCCGCAGCAGGAGGACTAGCGGCACCCGCAGCCGCGGCGCACGCAGGGAGGAGGAGCGTCTCCGCGACGTCGAACGCCGCCGCGCCGGTGCCGGGCGACCAGGGCGTCGGCATGGACccgagcaagcagcagcagcagcacaagccCCACGCGCCGGCGGGGGAGCAGCAGGGCGACGACGTGCACAAGACCACTACTGCTCACGG GGACGTGATGACCCACTCGTTCGGCGAGGGGTACTCGACGAGGTCCGACGAGGAGGGGTTCGGAGGGGTCTACGGCCAGAACGACCCGGTGCTCAACCCTGGGACCGAAGTGCACCCCGACCATCCTG AGTATGACAAGTCGCAGGGATCGGAggtgaaggagaaggagaaggcgcGCCATCTCAAGGACGACAAGCACGCGACCTGA